The following coding sequences lie in one Balneola vulgaris DSM 17893 genomic window:
- a CDS encoding succinate dehydrogenase/fumarate reductase iron-sulfur subunit, producing MSKDMKIHLKYWKQAGPDVEGHFEEYTLDNVNEHMSFLEMLDVLNEELQLEGKEPVEFDYDCREGICGSCNLVINGQAHGPKAKVACCQLHMRNYKDGDHITIEPPRAAAFPVIKDLVVDRGAFDRIIEAGGYVSVKTGSAQEANALPVEKELSDEAFDYATCIGCGACVAACPNASASLFTGAKLAHLNKFPQGEVERSNRAVAMVEQMQEEGFGDCSNFAECEAVCPKGISISAIAEMRRDYMKAVIS from the coding sequence ATGAGTAAAGACATGAAAATACATTTGAAATACTGGAAACAGGCTGGTCCTGACGTTGAAGGTCATTTCGAAGAGTATACCTTAGACAATGTGAACGAACATATGTCCTTCCTTGAAATGTTGGACGTATTAAATGAAGAACTTCAGCTAGAAGGTAAAGAACCTGTTGAGTTTGATTACGATTGCCGTGAAGGTATTTGTGGATCGTGCAACTTGGTGATCAACGGACAAGCACATGGCCCAAAAGCAAAAGTAGCTTGTTGTCAGCTTCATATGCGTAACTACAAAGACGGTGATCATATTACCATCGAACCTCCAAGAGCAGCAGCATTTCCTGTAATTAAGGATTTAGTTGTGGATCGTGGTGCTTTCGATCGTATCATCGAAGCAGGTGGTTATGTTTCAGTAAAAACTGGTTCAGCTCAAGAAGCAAATGCACTTCCAGTTGAAAAAGAATTATCTGATGAAGCATTCGATTACGCTACGTGTATTGGTTGTGGAGCTTGTGTGGCAGCATGTCCAAACGCTTCAGCTTCCTTGTTTACAGGTGCTAAATTAGCTCACCTCAACAAATTCCCACAAGGTGAAGTTGAGCGTAGCAATAGAGCTGTTGCAATGGTAGAACAAATGCAAGAAGAAGGCTTCGGCGATTGTTCAAACTTTGCTGAATGTGAAGCAGTTTGTCCGAAAGGTATTTCTATCTCAGCGATTGCTGAAATGAGAAGAGATTATATGAAGGCTGTTATCAGCTAA
- a CDS encoding fumarate reductase/succinate dehydrogenase flavoprotein subunit: MKLDAKVPEGPLEEKWKQHKKNMKLVAPNNKRKYEVIVVGTGLAGGAAAATMAELGYNVKSFCIQDSARRAHSIAAQGGINAAKNYPNDGDSIYRLFYDTIKGGDYRSREANVYRLAEVANNIIDQAVAQGVPFAREYGGLLANRSFGGAQVSRTFYARGQTGQQLLLGAYQAMMRQVNTGKIDYHPRHEMLDVVIIDGQARGIITRDLVSGELKRWEADAVVLATGGYGNVFYLSTNAKNSNVTAAWRAHKRGALFANPCYVQVHPTCIPVSGDYQSKLTLMSESLRNDGRVWVPKKKGDKRHPNDIPDAERFYYLEEKYPSFGNLVPRDVASRNAKIVCDQGLGVGETGLAVYLDFRDAIKRDGRDTIEAKYGNLFDMYENIAGENPYEQPMKIYPAVHYTMGGLWVDYNLMTNVPGLFATGEANFSDHGANRLGASALMQGLSDGYFVLPATIGNYLADLEPGKRYGTDHEAFKAVEQEAQEKIDKLLSIKGKRTIIDFHRTLGKIVWDKIGIARNREDLQSAIKEIQALREEFWQNVYVPGEKNNYNKYLEFAGRVADFFELAELMAKDALDREESCGCHLREEFQSEEGEAIRNDEDYSYVAAWEYKGLNGELQEELHKENLEFEYVELKQRSYK, from the coding sequence ATGAAATTAGACGCAAAAGTACCTGAAGGCCCGTTAGAAGAAAAATGGAAGCAGCATAAGAAAAACATGAAGCTTGTTGCTCCTAATAACAAGCGGAAATATGAAGTAATTGTTGTAGGAACCGGATTAGCAGGTGGTGCAGCCGCAGCTACTATGGCTGAACTAGGCTACAATGTAAAGAGTTTTTGTATTCAAGATTCTGCTCGTAGAGCGCACAGTATTGCAGCTCAGGGTGGTATCAACGCCGCTAAAAATTACCCAAATGATGGCGATAGCATCTATCGTTTATTTTATGATACAATCAAGGGTGGCGATTATAGATCACGTGAAGCCAATGTTTATCGTTTGGCTGAAGTGGCAAACAATATTATTGACCAAGCAGTAGCACAAGGGGTTCCTTTTGCTCGTGAGTATGGTGGATTACTCGCAAACCGTTCGTTTGGTGGAGCTCAAGTATCACGTACGTTTTATGCACGTGGTCAAACAGGTCAGCAGTTATTGTTAGGTGCATACCAAGCAATGATGCGCCAAGTTAATACAGGCAAGATTGATTACCATCCACGCCACGAGATGCTTGATGTAGTTATCATTGATGGCCAAGCACGTGGTATCATCACAAGAGATTTAGTAAGTGGTGAGTTGAAGCGTTGGGAAGCTGATGCAGTTGTACTTGCAACTGGTGGTTACGGCAACGTGTTCTATCTTTCAACCAACGCTAAGAACTCGAACGTAACAGCGGCTTGGAGAGCGCACAAGCGTGGTGCTCTTTTCGCAAACCCTTGTTATGTGCAGGTTCACCCAACTTGTATCCCAGTATCGGGCGACTACCAGTCGAAGCTTACTCTAATGAGTGAAAGTTTGAGAAATGATGGTAGAGTTTGGGTGCCAAAGAAGAAAGGAGACAAACGTCATCCTAATGATATTCCAGATGCAGAACGTTTCTACTACCTAGAGGAGAAGTATCCAAGTTTCGGAAACTTAGTGCCTCGTGATGTAGCTTCTCGTAATGCAAAAATTGTATGTGATCAAGGTTTAGGTGTGGGCGAAACAGGCTTAGCTGTTTACCTTGATTTCCGTGATGCTATTAAGCGCGACGGTAGAGATACAATTGAAGCGAAATATGGTAACCTGTTTGATATGTACGAAAATATCGCAGGTGAGAACCCATACGAGCAACCAATGAAGATTTATCCTGCTGTGCATTACACAATGGGTGGGCTTTGGGTTGATTACAACTTAATGACCAATGTACCGGGCTTATTTGCTACTGGAGAAGCGAACTTCTCTGATCACGGTGCAAACCGATTAGGTGCTAGTGCATTGATGCAAGGTTTAAGTGACGGTTACTTTGTATTACCAGCTACCATTGGTAACTACTTAGCCGACCTAGAGCCAGGTAAGCGTTATGGTACCGACCATGAGGCATTCAAAGCTGTAGAGCAAGAAGCTCAAGAAAAGATTGATAAGCTACTGAGCATCAAAGGTAAACGAACCATTATCGATTTCCACCGAACTTTAGGTAAAATTGTTTGGGATAAAATCGGTATTGCTAGAAATAGAGAAGACCTACAAAGTGCTATTAAAGAAATTCAAGCACTTCGTGAAGAGTTCTGGCAAAATGTGTACGTACCAGGCGAAAAGAATAACTACAATAAGTACTTGGAATTTGCAGGTCGTGTAGCTGATTTCTTTGAACTAGCTGAGTTGATGGCAAAAGATGCCCTTGATCGTGAAGAGTCATGTGGTTGTCACCTCCGTGAGGAATTCCAATCGGAAGAAGGTGAAGCAATCAGAAACGATGAAGACTATTCATACGTAGCAGCTTGGGAATACAAAGGCCTAAATGGTGAGCTACAAGAAGAACTACATAAAGAAAATCTTGAATTTGAATACGTTGAACTAAAGCAGCGTAGCTACAAGTAA
- a CDS encoding succinate dehydrogenase cytochrome b subunit — protein sequence MPSLLKAINSQVGRKIMTGITGIGLMLFLVGHIVGNLSIFGSPDAFNIYTKTLEDLGPLLYVIEAGLAFFFLYHTILGISIWLNRRKARPEGYKKYQTKGGASHQSLASRSMIYTGIITLVFLVFHIWTFKFGDTEMVQLSTGEMGRDLRALVIEKFTEPLYAFGYTFVLSLLILHLSHGFWSAFTSLTMKNGKGSKKVQLAAYGFAIVIMLAFIFIPLYIYFTGGEGSLISY from the coding sequence ATGCCTTCACTTCTTAAAGCGATTAATTCGCAGGTAGGACGAAAGATCATGACCGGCATTACAGGAATAGGCTTAATGCTATTCTTAGTAGGTCATATAGTTGGGAACTTATCTATTTTTGGTTCACCTGATGCTTTCAATATTTACACTAAAACACTTGAAGACTTAGGGCCGCTGCTATATGTAATTGAAGCAGGTCTAGCATTCTTCTTTTTATATCACACAATTTTAGGTATTTCAATTTGGTTGAACCGTCGCAAGGCGCGTCCAGAGGGGTATAAGAAATATCAAACTAAAGGCGGAGCTAGCCACCAATCGCTTGCTTCACGAAGCATGATTTATACGGGTATCATCACTTTAGTTTTCCTTGTTTTCCATATATGGACGTTCAAGTTTGGTGACACTGAGATGGTTCAGTTATCAACGGGTGAGATGGGAAGAGATCTCCGTGCACTTGTTATTGAGAAATTTACAGAGCCACTTTATGCATTCGGTTACACCTTTGTATTAAGCTTACTTATCCTACACCTTTCTCATGGATTTTGGAGTGCATTTACTTCATTAACGATGAAAAATGGCAAAGGCTCAAAGAAAGTTCAGTTAGCGGCTTACGGTTTTGCAATCGTAATTATGCTAGCATTTATTTTTATCCCGCTGTACATCTACTTTACAGGCGGCGAAGGTTCATTAATATCATACTAA